Below is a window of Apodemus sylvaticus chromosome 5, mApoSyl1.1, whole genome shotgun sequence DNA.
CCAGCAAGCTTTCCACATCAGCTACGTCTATGTTTAGCTCCTAGGACAAAATAGTTCATTATAGAATTCTactaattaacatttaaaaagatttcATGATTATGTCTGGCTTTAATTTATACCACTGAATTTGAAACAAATATAGGAGatttcattttttccctcttCTCCACTACAATGGCCGTTTAACCCAGGGCCCACACACTTGGCAAGGGCCCTCTTACTGAGCTACAACCCCATCTGTGAagacaatttttttctgttgatCCCGGCACTGAATCTAGGGTCTTGTACATATATTATACTACTGGGCTATATCCCAACTCTCTTGTCACGTTTAAGGTCAGGTTTCAGTAAGTTGGTCAGACTGGCTTAAGTTTGCTCTGTGGCCAAGGCAAGCCTCGGACTCCTAATCTTCCCCACCTTAGCCTCTGGAACAGCTGAGGTTAGATGTGTGCTTCCAGGCTTGGCTTAATATGTTAAAGAAACCCATTACCACATGAGACTATCTCAAGCACTCTGTACCAAATGGTGCCCTCACCCTTCTTCTAAACCCGGGATGCACCTACTCCATTTGCAGGGCTTGGAATGGGACTTTTATTAATGCTTCATTCTCTTCTGCCTAAGACTAAAGAACCTTAGAGACTGAGTGATTTGTAATTTCTCTCTTATACATTAAAACTCTTTTCTGTTAAAGCAATTTACattaaataacaatgaaaatttcTTACTAAATTTAAAGCCttggctaggcatggtggctcaaaccTGTAACTttgcacttggaaggcagaggggcaagaaaattaggagttcaaggtcatcctcagctacagagttacacaagtacatatgtatgtgttcacaCCTTCACTCAATATCAAGTTAGCCTGAAACCCATGGCTAACTTGAAGCCATGTGAATGCAATGAAAAATCCAGTGAAGTGCAAAAGTTGtattctacttaaaaaaaaaaaaaaagatacatgtcCAAGCTAGTcacatttaaaaagacaaagcTAGGTACACTGCAACTGTAGGCACAAATCATAAACTAAAATCCACAAATACcttagaaataaaaggaatatgTATTCTTGTGTAAGGCTTAATTAACTTTATGAGGACTTGTGTTCTGATGTTTCGTAAAAGCtctgaaagacaaaaagaaaaaaacattgtaAGGTCTTTATGAATCATGTAAGCACAAGCTATGTTAACTACACAATTTACCTTCTCAAACCATTTTGCTTTGTAAAGACATGGGatgtttagattttaaaaatccgGGTGTGACTAAAGCATAGTCTAAAGCTGTCTCTTTCAGTTTCTTGTTCCCTAATTATGTTTACGTTGCAaatcttctaaaatattttcctgtCTTCTCGACATTCCCCAGCATCATTTCCTTAATCTTTAACACATCTGAGGAGTTCTGGTTCACAATGGCTGAGTTGCTTGCCCTAGGGCTCTGAGAGTCTACCTAGTGCGCTGCATATCACACTTTCATTAACTCTCATAGGCGAGCTTCACTATGCAGCCTcacttgtcctggaactcaagagctgttcctccctctgcctaggttcctagtgctgggattacaggcatgcaccactatgcctgccCATATACAATCcctcacacaaaaagaaaaaaaaaaaagactagagtTCACAGataatacttttatatttttctgcctTTACAAAGTAAAAACCATAAACAGGctcataaaatatatcaaaaaatacctattgaatgaaataaaaaaagcaagTAGGGAACAAGAGAGCATTATTTCTGACATAGTCTTCATAGTTTCCTGATGCATTTAAATATTTAGTGGCTTGCTCCCAAAAGTCATTTAAGTACCCTCAAtaattttcccttcttttctctccccctgccccaagaGTTTCTctggtagccctggctattctggaactccttctgtaggtaagatcctactgcctctgtctcttgagtgctgggattaaaggtatgaagcCCCACTGCACAGCCCTCAATAGTTAACAGATGGGAACACTGGAGCTGTCAGAGCAATGTCTGTCTGTGGCAATTCAGCAGAACCTATTAAGTGTTACTTTACTCTGAGAACACTTCCCAATGTTTCCTTGCATTTTGGGGGAAACAACATCATCTATGGGTCCAATATATTGTCACAGCTTTTTAATGAACCTTAACAGTCAGGTTTGAATCTAAGCATCAATAACCAAATGACAGGAATATTTACATTAGAATAAAAAGgcaaaggaaaacaaatgccACATACAGACTTCGTATGAAGTCTGCTAATGACTTAGTACTTAGAAATGTTTCTGTCCTTTGCTACAGCTATTCATTCCACACAACCCCATCAAGAAGCATGCACTTAACAACATCAAAAAGGAACaattcaagccgggcggtggtggtgcaggtggtggtgcacacccataatcccagcactctgggaggcagaggcaggcagatttctgagtttgaggccagcctggtctacagagtgagttccaggacagccagggctatacagaaaaaccctgtctcaaaaaaaaaacaacccccccaaaacaaacaaacaaacaaaaaacacccaaaaaagGAACAATTCAGCCAGCCAACAACACACCTTCAATGTGTTCTCGTATGAATGGGTCATCCATGATGTTGCTGTGATTTGTTTTCAGAATCTTTTCAAATTCAGTGATGTCATTATTCTGATAGGCACtaacatagaaaaacaaaaacaaaaacaaaggataaACGTTGCCCCATGTATCAAAGGCAACAGCCacatctttattatttctattaaagaagtaaaaattaaatatatataacatatacataaccTTCCTCAAAAGTCCTTTTCTAGCAGCAAATAAATAACCCCCCAAAActactgcttttttgttttctaaaggaaAGAGTAAATGaatgtttgggggaggggatgttACTCAGATATAGTAGTAATTTAACAGAATCTCAAATCTTAAGTCTTCTTCAAAGTTGAcagtaaaatgtttattttattagttgATGCTTTCAAATTAAAGCATGCATTTCTGATCCCTAACTGCTCTTAAAGAAACCAGGTTTCACGCACGTTGTTCAACAAGGGAGCTTGGTCTTAGCtttcaaataagaaaacataTCCTTTTTGAAGAACCAGAAAATAGAGCTTCCTAACTTTTATCTTCTAGAAAGCTACCAGCAACTGCAAAAACTTTTCAAAAGGATTGATTCTCAAATCTTTCTAGCCTTAAAATCTCATCAACCTTTACAGCAGAAACACGAGTGACAAGAAATGCCAAGTGATCACATACAGAGGACACAGTGATGCGACACCACGTTGCAGAAGGCCAAAGGCTCATTATGTCCATCATTCTCCTTAGGGACCTGACACCTACTCTGGAAACAACCGTGTAAGGTACTATGGGATTGCTAAAGGTGCTGAGAAGGAAGAAGCCAACCTTCTGGCTATGGCCCACTGTGTGCTTTGTATGTAAGGCATATCATCAACCATCTGCACGCCCTCTGCTGTGCTTCCATCTGTTGGGTCGCAATGTAACTTCATGTTAGGGGCAGGTGATTCAAGTGCttcaacagcaaatattttcctctAGTCTGCTGGCAACTGACTAGGAAGATAAAATTAGGAAGTATTACTTTCTTTCCTACCCCAATACACTAAGGCACAACAGGAGACTATCTTCAGGTAGTGAAAACACtgcatgcatattttattttacacttgCATACACCTATATTTTAACTATAAGAAAATTTTCCAttaagtagattttatttttgttccttgctTAGGAAAACATGTATCATTACAATAAATTTTTGAGTTCCACTATAAATGCTTCACTGGGGTAACAAGATGTATTAAATACAGAATAATTACTACCTTATAAAGGTGTGATAAAGCAGTTctttaatgtgttttattttacttaaccAATTTATATAACATTAACTTCTAATCAAAACTTTCACTATTTCCTTAGTTTTAATTGATGTTTAGCAAGCCAATGCTATACACAAAGTATTTTAAATGCTAATTTGTAGTCAAATTAAGTCAAGACAATGTAGCAAATGTAGATAAGTTAAACCTCTTGAAAAAAGATCAAGAGAAATGCCCTTTTACAATTACAATCAGCCTGATTCAACCAACAGTCAACAATTTAAAACACAAGCAATGGGCAAATACTGATGAAAGCAAAGGATTTATAACAAAACTTCTCCCACACACTTGATCTTCATTTAGGGCTACAATtgaggtttccttttcttttttgaggtaagatctcactgtgtaggcTTGTTGGTCTGCAACTCACTGAGCAGACcagactaaccttgaactcaccgAGATCCTCCACTTCTGCTTCCTGAACACTGGAATTAAGGTGTGCAGCACTAGGCCTCACcctaaattttttgttttaatgtcatTTTTATCTTGTCATTGAGAAAGTATGCTTTTAATGCATCTCATTACTGAAAATTCTTGATTTATCTTTGGCcaattcataatttattttagaCTTAAGGCAGGCAGAGGTATTAATATTGAGTAAGTTTTGAGATAAAGACAGCTAAAACTGGTGTATatgtcacacacaaacacacagtaaataaaacaagcaaacaaaagtaaataaaggaaataaccAAGTTGGGCCTGATGGTTCAGGCTTGAAATAGGCCATGGCAGTagaattacaagttcaaggccaaccttggcGAGCGATTCCTTTTCCAAactgaaaagaaggaaaacaaaacaaaacaaaaaaaaagcataaaataaaacaacaaaccagAAGAGATTTTATAGAGTCCATGACTAACAGGCACACCATAATGGCTTCAAAAGATACAACTGACATGAACATTTGTGCTTTTAGataaacagaaaagaacacaTGCTGACCGTCATCTATTCTCTGCTGTTGTCTGACCCTCCCCTCTGTGAGTTGCTTTAAAAGGGTTTGCCTTATGGAAACATAAATCTTACCTTACTAAATTTGTCATTGCTAGAATTTCTGGATCATTTTTATACGGCTTGGcctaagagaaaaacaaaacaaaaataaattttgcgTGCATACTAAAAGAGTATCTCTTGTCTGGAAAGGCAATCAGCTAATTAGAAAAGTGAAGAGAGCAGACAGACCTCTTGTGAGTCAAACGGATTTATTCCTGATTTCATTAGCATATTTGCTAAGACcaaatattttaaacatgtgGTTCGTCTTGGGCTTCCTGATTCATCATAATTCTTGAAAGCTTCAAAAAAATCAGTGTGTGCCTTTTCAAATTCACCTTCTCTCAAGTGCATCTTACCACCACATTCtgtaaacaacaaaacagaagatTAATTTATGATGAACAAATAAAGGCTACTGCGCTGGCTTTTAACTGTATGTCCTGCATCCCAGTAGCCCAGTATAGCCCCAAGGTATAACTGTATCTTCCACATGGCAACTCCAGAGTATACGTAGGGTCTATATCTTCAGTCTATAAAGAAAGCTCACTGACTAACCTACTGCAAATCTGTACAGCTTCTACTGAATAAGAAGTAATCTTTTTTGTTATTACAACTTAGGAGAGGTACACTGACAATGTGACTTTCCTAATTAGTATCTTTATTACTGTGACCTTAAGACAAAACACACATGCTATTTTCTAACAGACCCCTTGATGACTTTCATACTTTACCATTTACTgtcagtaaaacagaaacaacCTTAGAGCCACCCAGTCTCAAGCAACAACTCCTGATTTTCCCTCCATCAACTTGCCTCTGATGACGCCCATGATCAGTGGGTGAGGGATGGCGGACTTGATGTGAAGTGATTGCTCATAGAGTGCTTTaagctttttgttgttcttctgaGCGGTGTACATTTGAATTTCCAAAGCATAGATTTCTAATAACTGGGTACCTTTTTTTAGGTCATCTTCTCCATCATCAGTctaggaaaacaaatattttagtcAAGACAAAATGCAGGGACCACTGAGAATTTTTATTAGCATTAACTTGGGAACCTTGTGTCTGGGAGGAAATGCATTATAGATTTTACTGCATCATGGCTAACTGTAGAGTGACCAAAGGAACTTGGATAGCGAAAAGTTTTGTGTGTATAAAATACCCTTTTAAAGAGTATGTACTAAGACATTCGTTAAGAAAACCTTTGTGTGTtgcatatgtgtatgcttgtgagttcctgtgtggaggtcaggaacACTGGCTGCCTCATCTCTTGAAGCAAGGTCTCTCAGGACCCTGAAGCACAACCTTTGCCTCtacccccagcactggggttccAGGCACGCATGGCCACAATGACTGTTATCAGTGGGTAATCTGGATCTAAATTTGTACCCACTTAACAAAACTGTTCTTACTTACTGAACACTCCCACGTATTAAAAATTTGATGTTGGAAGACCCTGTTGTCAAGCCATCTTTCTTCCACATGGTCCAGGAGAGAAGTGATTCCCACAAGTTGTACTCTGACCTCAGCATGCACTGTGTGGCATGTACATGGGTGTATACCCACCCTGCCCAcacttaaaatgtaatttaaaaatcaatgcagttttatattttcagttaGAAAGTACACTAATGGTCTTCCTTCACAACTGCTTTAGATGCATCTATTCAATGGAAACCAACTTCCTGAATGCACCTAGGGAGATAAAATATGCTACACTTTCTCATCAGCCTTTCTTTTACATGTCAGGAAAATGACATAGCAACCCAGAAGATACTTTCCAATGTGAGTCGTAGTTAGATTTTACTGCATGTATGGCCTATAGCCATGTAgctatattattaaaaaaaatacacacactaaACCAAATTTATTGTTCATAAAGTCTTTGATCTTAAACTGTAGTTTAGTTATTCATTAATAAATCATAACCAGCTTACCATGCATCTGTCTCAACATGTCTTTCATATTAGAATATGCAACACCTAACATAGCTATATTGGGTTACAGACATAGACACTATCACTCCAAATTTTATCTGAGAATAATGCTACAAATGATATACAAAAGATATGTCATATAgtagaatataaaatatctttgttatttatatttataaaactatTACCCTTATTCTcaaagcaaataagtaaataccAAGGCTTTCTCTATACTGCATATTACTAGATAGTACAAATTTACTACATATTGTAAGGGGCTTATTTTCTCACTGACAACTACATCTCATTTCATAACAGGTAAGAATTGAAGCCAGcatttagaccagtggttcttaaTTTGTGGGTCACAACTCCCTAGGAGGTCAAACAAActagatattctgcatatcaaatatttacattatgatgtacaacagcagcaaaattacagttataaagtagcaataaaaataattttatggggctggagagatggctcagaggttgacagcactgattgctcttccagaggtcctgagttcaattcccagcaaccacatggtggttcacaaccatctgtaatgggatctggtgctctcttctaacatgcagatatatatgcagaACACTGcgtataaaaataaatctttaaaaaaaataattttatagttggggtccCCACAACATgatgaactatattaaagggtcacacatTGGGAAGGTTGAAAGCCACTGCTCTAACAAATGACGCAGAAAGTCAGCCTGACCTCCTGGCAAAGCCTCATTATACAAAaaaggctggactggaactcatgaTCATCATCCTTTAGAAacttatttcttcaaattttacTTTTGGGATAGATGCTTGCACATAAACATCCCTAAGTAAGCTGAATACAGTCAGGAAAGGTAAGGGAAAGTTACCTGACAAGACTGATGTAACTGGCGTAAAATTTTTTGAAGCTTTCCATATTCTTCTCGTTCTAAATATAATTTTCCAAGCTGTAAAAAAGTTAATTAAGATGAAAAGCCTTTAGGAGGAGGTACATATACTTAGGGTACACTACTCCAGGCACCCACCCGCTCttcaaaagaaggaacaaaagcaaTTGTTACCTTTGTGTTTGTCTTAAACCAGAGTCTATCATTCTTAGCATCTTTCAAAGCTTCCAGTGTTGTTTCATAAAATTCCTGCAGTAAATCCATCTGACATAAAAAATCAGAATTCTATAATTGTAAACAGCAAATTTGTACCTGTTAATAAAGTTAATTTGAACAAACTAAAAGTGCATCTCTGAACTTTAATACATGTAAGATACACTATTTGTTTCTTACCAAATGTCTTTTATAGTCAAAAACATTAAGAGATCACATTTTTAAGTGTTAAGATGCTTTTGCTTCTTTGTAAAACCCAGAAATATATCTTCTCATGTAAACTATACGGTCATAAATTCTAATGCTGTAACAGTCAGCTCTGTCCTTCTCAACATAAGCACTCATTTTATAATAATAGAATGATATGCTGGACCTTtactaaatatacatatattttatttacttagtcCTTacaaggaggagagggagagtcagagGGCAAATGTACAACAGCACCCCTCCTAGAAAAatagttttgtcttttattttgagacaaggtcttactctgtagaccaggctgccggGAACTCTTTGTGGCAGTCTATCTTATTGTCttcagtgctgggaatacaggtgtaAGCCACCATAGCCCATGTATGTCTTAGAATAGTCCTATTTTTTTCTAGTGTAATTTTAGCTGCTGGTTTAATCACTAATTAGAGTGACACTTTCCCCATAAAAGCCATTGTTTTACACCATCTTAAGTTTCTCGGCtcacctgcttctgtttcctgaaatCTCTATGTACCAGGTGGGAAAGAGGAGCAGGAGAGTCTGAGACTCTCAGGGAGGGCAGCCTATTTACTCTGGGTTCCTGATGATATAGAGTTAGAGTGCTACCCACACAATATCCACTTGTTCTTTCAAAAGGCAAAAGTTTCAAAAGTTTCAGATAACACACAGAAGAATACAaccttcaaattttaaaattattcaattCTAGTCCCCTAACATTTTTGGAATAACTTTTATAAACACAAtaccaaaaatgtttttatgatacTTATTTGCAagcaacagaaaatatttttccacttaatttaatgttatttatttagaTACCGTATCTCATGTTCCCGGGATGACAAGTGCCACCAGCTGCGTGGGCCTCAGACTCATTACAGCAGGAGGACTGCTCTAGAACTATTGCCACTAAGTGACAAGGCTTACTTTCTCTTATTTCCAGTATAGATGAGcatatgtgtatgcgtgcatgtgtgtgtatgtgtgtgggggtggggggcggtgtGTGTGATGAGGCTAATTCTGAGAATGCTGGTCAAGGAATACAAAAACAGATACAAAATGATACATCTTGTGTTCAAATACCAGAGGGTAacaaagcttaaaaataaaatttaaaggataaatgaaatacataaaatcatcatcatcatcatctttgttAGCCACCACATTCTAGAAGAACCCTtatctcttttcctttattaGCTATCACCATGCATCCTTGATAGAAGCATTTATAGAGCACCTATTGAGACTGGCACAGGACAAACTCTTCTCAAGGACTTTAATCAAATATTACAACTTGTAACTCATGTTCACATTTAACACTCCCAATGGCTGAAGTGAAggctggtgtgtgtatgtgcacacgcgcacacaatTTCAATGTAACACTTGTCTAGCATGCTCAGTGCCCTAAGTTCAGATGCAGACAGTTtcatcaaacaaaacagaacagaacaaaacccaGCTATAACAACAGGTACATGGAAtctgaatgaaataaaattgtctGCCCAAGTTGTTTACAAGTaatatttaagaatttaaaggtaCTATTTAAATAGTTTGGATTACCTTTAAATGTTAATTAGTACcagaatcaataaaatagaacaaacTACTTTTGAAGCACATTAGTAATCAGTAAatcaaataaattctttaaaataaaatgaagacttAGCAGGCGTAACGGTACTTGTctatcagcatttgggaggcaaaaaGGAGCCCAGTGGTACCCCTGATCACACAGCTAGTTAAGAGGCTAGTTTGGGCTACAGGAgaccatctcaaaaagaaaagcaacaatcACATCAACAATACCCCAAACCCACAGAACCATTACTGTTGTACAAAGTACAAAGTAACACATTGACAGCATTGAGAGAAAAAACTCAAGTCTAACCTGTTTAGAAGTGGAGATATAATCAAGAATAGAATTAATGGACTTTTCAGAATAGTTCCTGGTGACTGCACTCCGAATATAGGTCAATAGTTGCTTATATCTGTTCATCATTTCTGGAAAGTTTGTCTGTGAGGAAAGAACAATGCTATGATTGGAGACGTATGAGTGTGCACAGGAGTACGATCCAGCACACAGTACTACTGCCCACTCAACTGGACCTGCCACAATTCATGACATGCTCttggaaaggagaaagaacactATAGACGTGTTACCTTTTATACAAGATGACACAAATGTCTGAATTCAGCCTAACAGATGAAACCTATACATGTTCCAagtttcaaattttttttttagagataaggatatgagtacactgtagccagacactccagaagagggcctcagattgCATTACAACATGCAGTGGTTGTGAGCCTGAGAACTCAGGAtattcagaagagcagttggtgttcttaaccactgagccatctctccagccctaaatatTACTCTTTACTGAGCAGCATGTGACTCGAAAACTACTACAATACCAAAGAAGcaggttttaattttctttctttttttttttttttggatttggattttgtcaagacagggtttctctgtgtagtcctggctgtcctgggactcactctgtagaccaggctggcctcgaactctgaaatcctcctgcctctgcctcccaagcgctgggattaaaggcgtgcgtcacaaCCGCCCAGCTTCATCCTAACTTTCTAACAAGAGTTACATGTTCCATTTATGCCTTCAATTGGCTCGCTTTCCATGAGGTCAAACAAACTCTTCAAGTCCCGGAATTCATCTCATGAAACAAAATCatcccagagagctgggaaggATCTAGGAGTGGAGATTGTACTCAGAATATAATGTAtaaaaacaacaactaaaaccca
It encodes the following:
- the Cops2 gene encoding COP9 signalosome complex subunit 2 isoform X1; protein product: MSDMEDDFMCDDEEDYDLEYSEDSNSEPNVDLENQYYNSKALKEDDPKAALSSFQKVLELEGEKGEWGFKALKQMIKINFKLTNFPEMMNRYKQLLTYIRSAVTRNYSEKSINSILDYISTSKQNSDFLCQMDLLQEFYETTLEALKDAKNDRLWFKTNTKLGKLYLEREEYGKLQKILRQLHQSCQTDDGEDDLKKGTQLLEIYALEIQMYTAQKNNKKLKALYEQSLHIKSAIPHPLIMGVIRECGGKMHLREGEFEKAHTDFFEAFKNYDESGSPRRTTCLKYLVLANMLMKSGINPFDSQEAKPYKNDPEILAMTNLVSAYQNNDITEFEKILKTNHSNIMDDPFIREHIEELLRNIRTQVLIKLIKPYTRIHIPFISKELNIDVADVESLLVQCILDNTIHGRIDQVNQLLELDHQKRGGARYTALDKWTNQLNSLNQAVVSKLA
- the Cops2 gene encoding COP9 signalosome complex subunit 2 isoform X2, yielding MSDMEDDFMCDDEEDYDLEYSEDSNSEPNVDLENQYYNSKALKEDDPKAALSSFQKVLELEGEKGEWGFKALKQMIKINFKLTNFPEMMNRYKQLLTYIRSAVTRNYSEKSINSILDYISTSKQMDLLQEFYETTLEALKDAKNDRLWFKTNTKLGKLYLEREEYGKLQKILRQLHQSCQTDDGEDDLKKGTQLLEIYALEIQMYTAQKNNKKLKALYEQSLHIKSAIPHPLIMGVIRECGGKMHLREGEFEKAHTDFFEAFKNYDESGSPRRTTCLKYLVLANMLMKSGINPFDSQEAKPYKNDPEILAMTNLVSAYQNNDITEFEKILKTNHSNIMDDPFIREHIEELLRNIRTQVLIKLIKPYTRIHIPFISKELNIDVADVESLLVQCILDNTIHGRIDQVNQLLELDHQKRGGARYTALDKWTNQLNSLNQAVVSKLA